From Streptomyces sp. TLI_235, a single genomic window includes:
- a CDS encoding murein DD-endopeptidase MepM/ murein hydrolase activator NlpD: MTVRRSPVRIPTRIPIHRPLPGRAGGAERARGQHRGPRAASTRRAVLTVALPSAATLGVFGVAAATVHADRPRLPRPAPSGPTAPSRDPARGERPGLDRADRELARAALAARRAERGTSGPDAPATAARPRYVLPVDRPGIGAGFDQAGPHWAARHTGIDFPVPAGTPVRAATDGTVTTGWSAAYGYLAVVTAADGTETWYGHLRGYRLRGGPVRASEVIGWAGATGNATGPHLHFEVRPGGGAPIDPVPWLLAHGVDPRA; the protein is encoded by the coding sequence ATGACGGTCAGACGCTCCCCCGTCCGCATCCCGACCCGTATCCCGATCCACCGGCCGCTGCCCGGCCGGGCCGGTGGCGCCGAGCGGGCCCGCGGCCAGCACCGCGGCCCGCGGGCGGCCTCCACCCGCCGCGCGGTGCTCACGGTCGCCCTGCCGTCCGCAGCCACCCTCGGGGTCTTCGGTGTCGCGGCGGCGACGGTGCACGCCGACCGCCCCCGGCTGCCCCGCCCGGCGCCGTCCGGCCCCACCGCCCCGTCGCGCGACCCCGCCCGCGGCGAGCGGCCGGGCCTCGACCGGGCCGACCGCGAACTGGCCCGCGCCGCGCTCGCCGCCCGCCGGGCCGAACGGGGCACGAGCGGCCCGGACGCTCCGGCCACCGCCGCCCGGCCCCGGTACGTGCTGCCGGTCGACCGGCCGGGGATCGGCGCGGGCTTCGACCAGGCCGGCCCGCACTGGGCGGCCCGGCACACCGGCATCGACTTCCCGGTGCCGGCCGGCACACCCGTCCGCGCCGCCACCGACGGCACCGTGACCACCGGCTGGAGCGCCGCCTACGGCTACCTGGCGGTCGTCACCGCGGCGGACGGGACCGAGACCTGGTACGGGCACCTGCGCGGGTACCGGCTGCGCGGCGGGCCCGTCCGGGCCAGCGAGGTGATCGGGTGGGCGGGTGCGACCGGGAACGCCACCGGGCCGCACCTCCACTTCGAGGTACGGCCCGGTGGCGGGGCGCCGATCGACCCGGTGCCGTGGCTGCTCGCCCACGGCGTCGACCCCCGCGCCTAG
- a CDS encoding alpha/beta hydrolase family protein, with protein sequence MTIPFQRTAATVRGAGAEAAALAHHLVRYPTGIPPERRAHPCPDRPVPPVAPPRHDPVLLLHGFVDNRAVFGPLRRELHRHGWTHLHALNYSPLTRDVRAAAVLLARHVEWAAQAHGGRPVALVGHSLGGLIARYYVQRLGGHELAAEVVTLATPHEGTSAALLPNPFPITRQLRPGSDLLTELRLPAPRCTTRFTAVRGELDEVVLPRRNARLDHPDLHAANLAVPGAGHVGLPAHPRAVAAVLLALEAWAAGPLTERHAC encoded by the coding sequence ATGACGATCCCGTTCCAGCGGACGGCCGCCACCGTCCGCGGCGCGGGCGCGGAAGCCGCCGCGCTCGCGCACCACCTGGTCCGCTACCCCACCGGAATCCCGCCGGAGCGCCGGGCCCACCCGTGCCCGGACCGCCCGGTGCCGCCCGTCGCCCCGCCGCGGCACGACCCCGTGCTGCTGCTGCACGGCTTCGTCGACAACCGGGCGGTGTTCGGGCCGCTCCGCCGCGAGCTGCACCGGCACGGCTGGACGCACCTGCACGCCCTCAACTACTCACCGCTGACCCGGGACGTCCGGGCGGCCGCGGTGCTGCTCGCCCGGCACGTCGAGTGGGCGGCGCAGGCGCACGGCGGCCGGCCGGTCGCCCTGGTCGGCCACAGCCTGGGCGGCCTGATCGCCCGTTACTACGTACAGCGCCTCGGCGGCCACGAACTCGCCGCCGAGGTGGTCACCCTGGCCACCCCGCACGAGGGGACCTCGGCCGCCCTGCTGCCGAACCCCTTCCCGATCACCCGCCAACTGCGGCCCGGCAGCGACCTGCTGACCGAGCTGCGGCTGCCCGCGCCGCGCTGCACCACCCGCTTCACCGCCGTCCGCGGCGAGTTGGACGAGGTCGTGCTGCCGCGCCGGAACGCCCGGCTGGACCACCCGGACCTGCACGCGGCCAACCTGGCCGTGCCCGGCGCCGGACACGTCGGCCTGCCCGCCCATCCGCGGGCGGTCGCCGCCGTCCTGCTCGCCCTGGAGGCCTGGGCCGCCGGGCCGCTGACGGAGCGCCACGCGTGCTGA
- a CDS encoding isobutyryl-CoA mutase small subunit — translation MGVSGPIRVVVAKPGLDGHDRGAKVIARALRDAGMEVIYTGLHQTPEQIVDTAIQEDANGIGLSILSGAHMTLCAKVLELLRERDAEDIKVFCGGIIPDEDIAQLKQLGVADIFTPGTPTQSVVSWVEANLRPAG, via the coding sequence ATGGGTGTGTCGGGGCCGATCCGTGTGGTGGTCGCCAAGCCAGGTCTGGACGGCCATGACCGGGGCGCGAAGGTGATCGCACGCGCGCTGCGCGACGCCGGTATGGAGGTCATCTACACCGGCCTGCACCAGACGCCGGAACAGATCGTCGACACGGCGATCCAGGAGGACGCCAACGGCATCGGGCTGTCGATCCTCTCCGGCGCCCACATGACCCTCTGCGCGAAGGTGCTCGAGCTGCTGCGCGAGCGCGACGCCGAGGACATCAAGGTCTTCTGCGGCGGGATCATCCCCGACGAGGACATCGCCCAGCTCAAGCAGCTCGGCGTCGCCGACATCTTCACCCCCGGCACCCCGACCCAGTCGGTGGTCAGCTGGGTCGAGGCCAACCTCCGCCCGGCGGGCTGA
- a CDS encoding SWIM zinc finger protein gives MHEPTDKPGPYGDRPSVRPARMSVARPSVVGMEERWSNEHVLSLAPDQASLKAAGKLSAPAPWTGAGWGGGALWGECRGSGRTPYRPCVDLSGPAYQCTCPSRKFPCKHVLGLLLLWSAGSAAVAADAEQPDWVDAWLTKRRQGAEQRAVRQQERREAGTDDAAARRRAGQRALRVAAGAQELRLRLADGVRHGLADHAAASGGWEEVAARMVDAQAPGLAARARELAHAPQEGLLEEYALLHLLAGAYGRVDELPAPLAATVRTRVGFSTGAEEVLAGPTVRDRWHVLGSRDTADERLTTRRIWLRGAKTGRPALLLSFGSPGRAPEVALPTGRVLEAELAFHPGARPLRAVLGTRYGEPEAAPAGPPAGVRPAEAVAGYGEAVADDPWLDAWPAVLAEVVPVLGPEGWQLTDGHSAVPLRRGALPEQALWRLAALSAGHPVTLFGEYGHAGFAPVTAWTADGPAIGLGQ, from the coding sequence ATGCACGAGCCCACTGACAAGCCGGGGCCGTACGGTGACCGGCCGTCAGTTCGCCCGGCTCGAATGTCAGTGGCCCGTCCTAGCGTCGTCGGCATGGAGGAACGCTGGAGCAACGAACACGTCCTGTCGCTCGCGCCGGACCAGGCGTCGCTGAAGGCGGCCGGCAAGCTGTCCGCGCCCGCGCCGTGGACGGGCGCGGGCTGGGGCGGCGGCGCGCTGTGGGGCGAATGCAGGGGCAGCGGGCGGACGCCGTACCGGCCGTGCGTCGACCTGTCCGGGCCCGCCTACCAGTGCACCTGCCCCAGCCGGAAGTTCCCGTGCAAGCACGTGCTCGGTCTGCTGCTGCTCTGGAGCGCCGGTTCGGCGGCCGTCGCGGCCGACGCCGAGCAGCCGGACTGGGTGGACGCCTGGCTGACGAAGCGCCGGCAGGGCGCCGAGCAGAGGGCCGTCCGGCAGCAGGAGCGCCGCGAGGCCGGCACGGACGACGCGGCGGCCCGTCGGCGGGCCGGGCAGCGGGCCCTGCGGGTCGCGGCCGGCGCGCAGGAGCTTCGGCTGCGGCTCGCGGACGGCGTCCGGCACGGGCTGGCCGACCACGCCGCGGCCTCCGGCGGCTGGGAGGAGGTCGCGGCCCGGATGGTCGACGCCCAGGCGCCCGGCCTGGCCGCCCGCGCCCGGGAGCTCGCGCACGCCCCGCAGGAGGGCCTGCTGGAGGAGTACGCCCTGCTGCACCTGCTGGCCGGCGCCTACGGCCGGGTGGACGAGCTGCCCGCGCCGCTCGCCGCGACGGTCCGCACCCGGGTCGGGTTCAGCACCGGCGCCGAGGAGGTGCTGGCCGGCCCGACCGTGCGGGACCGCTGGCACGTGCTCGGCAGTCGCGACACCGCCGACGAGCGGCTGACCACCCGCCGGATCTGGCTGCGCGGCGCCAAGACCGGCCGCCCGGCCCTGCTGCTCTCCTTCGGCAGCCCCGGCCGCGCGCCCGAGGTCGCCCTGCCCACCGGCCGGGTGCTGGAGGCCGAGCTGGCCTTCCACCCCGGCGCCCGCCCGCTGCGCGCCGTCCTGGGCACCCGCTACGGCGAGCCGGAGGCCGCGCCGGCCGGTCCGCCGGCCGGGGTCCGCCCCGCCGAGGCGGTGGCCGGCTACGGCGAGGCCGTCGCGGACGATCCGTGGCTGGACGCCTGGCCGGCCGTGCTGGCCGAGGTGGTGCCCGTCCTCGGGCCGGAGGGCTGGCAGCTGACGGACGGTCACAGTGCCGTGCCGCTCAGGCGCGGCGCCCTGCCCGAGCAGGCGCTCTGGCGGCTGGCCGCGCTCTCGGCCGGCCACCCGGTCACGCTGTTCGGCGAGTACGGGCACGCCGGGTTCGCCCCGGTCACCGCCTGGACCGCGGACGGCCCCGCGATCGGCCTCGGCCAGTGA
- a CDS encoding dynein-related subfamily AAA family protein, giving the protein MTTETTTRTSEVLRLHAEDAFAAELAALAAADDRPRPARWRLSPWAVATYLLGGTLPDGTVVTPKYVGPRRVVEVAVTTLATDRALLLLGVPGTAKTWVSEHLAAAISGDSTLLVQGTAGTPEEAVRYGWNYAQLLANGPSRQALVPSPVMRAMADGKIARVEELTRIPADVQDSLITILSEKTLPVPELGDETQAVRGFNLIATANDRDRGVNDLSSALRRRFNTVVLPLPATLDEEVDIVGRRVNQLGRSLDLPELPTGAEEIRRVVTVFRELRSGITADGRTKVKTPSGTLSTAEAISVLTNGLALATHFGDGVLRASDVTAGIVGAVVRDPVADRTVWHEYVEGVLRERDGWKDLYRAAREHAH; this is encoded by the coding sequence ATGACCACCGAGACGACCACCCGCACGAGTGAAGTCCTCCGCCTCCACGCCGAGGACGCCTTCGCCGCCGAACTCGCCGCGCTGGCCGCCGCCGACGACCGCCCGCGCCCCGCCCGCTGGCGGCTCTCGCCCTGGGCCGTCGCCACCTACCTGCTCGGCGGCACCCTGCCCGACGGCACGGTGGTCACCCCCAAGTACGTCGGCCCCCGCCGGGTGGTCGAGGTCGCCGTCACCACCCTGGCGACCGACCGTGCCCTGCTGCTGCTCGGCGTGCCCGGCACCGCCAAGACCTGGGTCTCCGAGCACCTCGCCGCCGCGATCAGCGGCGACTCCACCCTGCTCGTCCAGGGCACCGCCGGCACCCCCGAGGAGGCCGTCCGCTACGGCTGGAACTACGCCCAGCTGCTCGCCAACGGCCCCAGCCGGCAGGCCCTGGTGCCCTCCCCGGTCATGCGGGCGATGGCCGACGGCAAGATCGCCCGCGTCGAAGAGCTCACCCGCATCCCCGCCGACGTGCAGGACAGCCTGATCACCATCCTCTCCGAGAAGACCCTGCCGGTGCCCGAACTCGGCGACGAGACCCAGGCCGTCCGCGGGTTCAACCTGATCGCCACCGCCAACGACCGCGACCGCGGCGTCAACGACCTCTCCTCCGCGCTGCGCCGCCGCTTCAACACCGTCGTGCTGCCGCTGCCCGCCACCCTCGACGAGGAGGTCGACATCGTCGGCCGCCGGGTCAACCAGCTCGGCCGCAGCCTCGACCTGCCCGAACTGCCCACCGGCGCCGAGGAGATCCGCCGCGTCGTCACCGTCTTCCGCGAGCTGCGCTCCGGCATCACCGCCGACGGCCGCACCAAGGTCAAGACGCCCAGCGGCACCCTCTCCACCGCCGAGGCGATCTCGGTCCTCACCAACGGCCTCGCCCTCGCCACCCACTTCGGCGACGGCGTGCTCCGCGCCTCCGACGTCACCGCCGGCATCGTCGGCGCCGTCGTCCGCGACCCGGTCGCCGACCGCACGGTCTGGCACGAGTACGTCGAGGGCGTGCTCCGCGAACGGGACGGCTGGAAGGACCTCTACCGCGCCGCCCGCGAGCACGCGCACTGA
- a CDS encoding VWA domain containing CoxE-like protein: MTATRAPLDPAAERLRRWRLVLGGEADGTGHRPTGRDAAMDGALAALYRGADAEGGRGAARSAGLGGSAPQVARWLGDIREYFPTTVVQLMQQDAISRLGLDRLLLEPEMLEAVEPDVHLVGTLLSLRSALPETTRETARAVVGKVVADLERRLADRTRATLGGALDRSARVNRPRHRDIDWNRTIRANLKNYLPEAGPDGRGTVVPERLIGYARAQRAVKKDVILCIDQSGSMAASVVHSAVFGAVLASMRSLDTRLVVFDTSVVDLTEQLSDPVDVLFATRLGGGTDINRALAYCQSRITRPSETIVVLISDLYEGGIRNEMLKRVAAMKAAGVQFIALLALSDEGAPAYDHAHAAALAALGAPAFACTPDVFPEIMAAAIEKRPLPVPDNG; this comes from the coding sequence ATGACCGCGACCCGCGCTCCGCTGGACCCCGCCGCCGAGCGGCTGCGCCGCTGGCGGCTGGTGCTCGGCGGCGAGGCCGACGGCACCGGCCACCGCCCGACGGGTCGGGACGCGGCGATGGACGGCGCGCTCGCCGCGCTCTACCGGGGCGCGGACGCCGAGGGCGGCCGCGGGGCCGCCCGCAGTGCGGGCCTCGGCGGTTCGGCGCCGCAGGTCGCCCGCTGGCTCGGCGACATCCGCGAGTACTTCCCGACCACCGTCGTCCAGCTGATGCAGCAGGACGCGATCTCCCGGCTGGGCCTGGACCGGCTGCTGCTGGAGCCGGAGATGCTGGAGGCCGTCGAGCCGGACGTCCACCTGGTCGGCACCCTGCTCTCGCTCAGGAGCGCACTGCCGGAGACCACCCGGGAGACGGCCCGCGCCGTGGTCGGCAAGGTGGTGGCCGACCTGGAGCGCCGCCTGGCCGACCGCACCCGCGCCACCCTCGGCGGCGCCCTGGACCGCTCCGCCCGGGTCAACCGCCCCCGGCACCGCGACATCGACTGGAACCGCACCATTCGCGCCAACCTGAAGAACTACCTCCCGGAGGCCGGCCCGGACGGCAGGGGCACGGTCGTCCCGGAGCGGCTCATCGGCTACGCCCGCGCCCAGCGGGCGGTGAAGAAGGACGTCATCCTCTGCATCGACCAGTCCGGGTCGATGGCCGCCTCGGTGGTGCACTCGGCGGTGTTCGGCGCGGTGCTGGCGTCGATGCGCAGCCTGGACACCCGGCTGGTCGTCTTCGACACCTCGGTGGTCGACCTGACCGAGCAGTTGAGCGACCCGGTCGACGTCCTGTTCGCCACCCGGCTCGGCGGCGGCACCGACATCAACCGCGCGCTCGCCTACTGCCAGTCGAGGATCACCCGGCCGTCCGAGACGATCGTGGTGCTGATCAGCGACCTCTACGAGGGCGGCATCCGCAACGAGATGCTGAAGCGGGTCGCCGCGATGAAGGCGGCCGGGGTGCAGTTCATCGCCCTGCTCGCGCTCTCCGACGAGGGCGCCCCCGCCTACGACCACGCGCACGCCGCGGCGCTCGCCGCGCTGGGCGCCCCGGCCTTCGCCTGCACACCCGACGTCTTCCCCGAGATCATGGCCGCGGCGATCGAGAAGCGCCCCCTGCCGGTGCCGGACAACGGCTGA
- a CDS encoding succinyl-CoA synthetase beta subunit, with protein sequence MDLFEYQARDLFAKHGVPVLDGDVIENAADAAAIAERFGGRAVVKAQVKVGGRGKAGGVKLASDPADAVAKSEAILGMDIKGHTVHKVMLAQTADIKDEYYVSFLLDRTNRTFLAMASVEGGVEIEVVAEENPDALAKIPVDANEGCTPEKAAEIVAAAKFPAEVADQVAEVLQQLWKVFIAEDALLVEVNPLIKSGEGKIIALDGKVSLDENAEFRQPEHEALEDKAAANPLEAAAKAKGLNYVKLDGEVGIIGNGAGLVMSTLDVVAYAGENHGGVKPANFLDIGGGASAEVMANGLEIILGDTDVKSVFVNVFGGITACDAVANGIVQALALLEEKGEAVTKPLVVRLDGNNAELGRKILTDANHPLVQQVDTMDGAADRAAELANAK encoded by the coding sequence GTGGACCTGTTCGAGTACCAGGCGAGGGACCTCTTCGCCAAGCACGGCGTGCCCGTGCTTGACGGCGATGTCATCGAGAACGCCGCAGACGCTGCCGCGATCGCGGAGCGCTTCGGCGGCCGCGCCGTCGTCAAGGCTCAGGTGAAGGTCGGCGGCCGAGGCAAGGCCGGTGGCGTCAAGCTCGCCTCCGACCCGGCGGACGCCGTCGCCAAGTCCGAGGCCATCCTCGGCATGGACATCAAGGGCCACACCGTCCACAAGGTGATGCTGGCCCAGACCGCGGACATCAAGGACGAGTACTACGTCTCGTTCCTGCTGGACCGCACGAACCGCACCTTCCTGGCGATGGCCAGCGTCGAGGGCGGTGTCGAGATCGAGGTCGTGGCCGAGGAGAACCCGGACGCGCTCGCGAAGATCCCGGTCGACGCCAACGAGGGCTGCACCCCGGAGAAGGCCGCGGAGATCGTCGCCGCCGCCAAGTTCCCGGCCGAGGTCGCGGACCAGGTCGCCGAGGTCCTCCAGCAGCTCTGGAAGGTCTTCATCGCCGAGGACGCCCTCCTCGTCGAGGTCAACCCGCTGATCAAGTCCGGCGAGGGCAAGATCATCGCGCTTGACGGCAAGGTCTCCCTGGACGAGAACGCCGAGTTCCGCCAGCCGGAGCACGAGGCGCTCGAGGACAAGGCCGCCGCGAACCCGCTGGAGGCCGCGGCCAAGGCCAAGGGCCTCAACTACGTCAAGCTCGACGGCGAGGTCGGCATCATCGGCAACGGCGCGGGTCTCGTCATGAGCACCCTCGACGTGGTCGCGTACGCCGGTGAGAACCACGGCGGCGTGAAGCCCGCCAACTTCCTCGACATCGGCGGCGGCGCCTCCGCCGAGGTGATGGCGAACGGCCTGGAGATCATCCTGGGCGACACCGACGTCAAGTCGGTCTTCGTCAACGTCTTCGGCGGCATCACCGCCTGTGACGCGGTCGCCAACGGCATCGTGCAGGCTCTGGCCCTCCTCGAGGAGAAGGGCGAGGCCGTCACCAAGCCGCTCGTCGTCCGCCTGGACGGCAACAACGCCGAGCTGGGTCGCAAGATCCTGACCGACGCCAACCACCCGCTGGTTCAGCAGGTGGACACCATGGACGGTGCGGCCGACCGCGCCGCCGAGCTGGCCAACGCCAAGTAA
- a CDS encoding succinyl-CoA synthetase (ADP-forming) alpha subunit produces MAIFLTKDSKVIVQGMTGSEGMKHTRRMLASGTQIVGGVNPRKAGTTVDVDGTDVPVFGTVAEAIEKTGADVTVIFVPPKFTKDAVVEAIDAEIGLAVVITEGVPVHDSAAFWAYAGAKGSKTQIIGPNCPGLISPGQSNAGIIPADITGPGKIGLVSKSGTLTYQLMYELRDLGFSSAVGIGGDPVIGTTHIDALKAFQEDPETEVIVMIGEIGGDAEERAAAFIAEHVTKPVVGYVAGFTAPEGKTMGHAGAIVSGSSGTAQAKKEALEAAGVKVGKTPSETARLARELFAAVK; encoded by the coding sequence ATGGCTATCTTCCTTACCAAGGACAGCAAGGTCATCGTTCAGGGCATGACCGGGTCCGAGGGCATGAAGCACACCCGCCGCATGCTCGCCTCCGGCACCCAGATCGTCGGTGGCGTGAACCCGCGCAAGGCCGGCACCACGGTCGACGTCGACGGCACCGACGTGCCGGTCTTCGGCACCGTCGCCGAGGCCATCGAGAAGACCGGTGCCGACGTCACCGTCATCTTCGTGCCGCCGAAGTTCACCAAGGACGCCGTCGTCGAGGCGATCGACGCCGAGATCGGCCTCGCCGTCGTCATCACCGAGGGTGTGCCGGTCCACGACTCGGCCGCCTTCTGGGCGTACGCCGGCGCCAAGGGCAGCAAGACCCAGATCATCGGCCCGAACTGCCCCGGCCTGATCTCCCCCGGACAGTCGAACGCGGGCATCATCCCCGCCGACATCACCGGCCCCGGCAAGATCGGCCTGGTCTCGAAGTCCGGCACCCTGACCTACCAGCTCATGTACGAGCTGCGTGACCTGGGCTTCTCCTCGGCCGTGGGCATCGGTGGCGACCCCGTCATCGGCACCACCCACATCGACGCCCTCAAGGCGTTCCAGGAGGACCCGGAGACCGAGGTCATCGTGATGATCGGTGAGATCGGCGGCGACGCCGAGGAGCGTGCCGCGGCCTTCATCGCCGAGCACGTCACCAAGCCGGTCGTCGGCTACGTCGCGGGCTTCACCGCCCCCGAGGGCAAGACCATGGGCCACGCCGGCGCCATCGTCTCCGGCTCCTCCGGCACCGCCCAGGCGAAGAAGGAGGCCCTCGAGGCCGCCGGTGTCAAGGTCGGCAAGACGCCCTCCGAGACCGCCCGCCTGGCCCGCGAGCTCTTCGCGGCCGTCAAGTAA
- a CDS encoding DNA-binding CsgD family transcriptional regulator: MTAPSKADRAGDDPTGPTTGAQPDAAASSAVTPSAAAREDAARLLRRLTPREAQVLARTAAGDDERAVAAALGIAPATARRHLDRAMRKLGVGSRAEAARLAALLGTAPPPAEPTEPVEPVEPAESAEAADVEAGPIADYERAPAPEPARAPEPVPGPPPRPPDFAAFSAAVHTRLVQQTFLVTGSPHRAAHSVRIALGAAALQWDEVAALPDPEGWVRAAAFESALSPWRRGGPRRAGGHHLPHRAIKVRKERGGRRRTAEGRPTARDRALLTAMHRLTRPQRRAVVLHDAVGLPVAAVAAEVESTTPAAEGRVRSARERLARAVPEVVGADPSAPGFGPALGVLLFEAAVRACPSPHVPSPGRLATGARRRTYAATGAAGLLALGMAGAMLVTLVIGGPDDSRRPARPAAVPQTTVAPPPEVCSAAGTGSAGPAAPGREPGLRSPWCSPLAPRPGALPTGAPGDEPSAPDDPPADGTQDGGTQETPDGGTVPQGAAPHDGQPVGAVPAEQPRPADALPLTVPCPPLWPCPTLAPTGNPRLLP; encoded by the coding sequence GTGACCGCACCTTCGAAGGCCGACCGGGCCGGGGACGACCCCACCGGCCCGACCACCGGTGCGCAGCCGGACGCCGCGGCATCGTCGGCCGTGACGCCGTCGGCCGCGGCACGCGAGGACGCGGCCCGGCTGCTGCGGCGGCTGACCCCCCGCGAGGCACAGGTCCTCGCCCGAACGGCCGCAGGGGACGACGAAAGGGCCGTCGCCGCCGCACTCGGCATCGCGCCCGCGACCGCCCGCCGCCACCTCGACCGGGCGATGCGCAAGCTGGGCGTCGGCTCGCGCGCCGAGGCCGCCCGGCTGGCCGCCCTGCTGGGCACCGCCCCGCCCCCGGCCGAACCCACCGAACCTGTCGAGCCGGTCGAGCCTGCTGAATCCGCCGAGGCCGCAGATGTCGAGGCCGGCCCCATAGCCGACTACGAGCGCGCACCCGCGCCCGAACCCGCTCGGGCGCCGGAGCCGGTTCCCGGGCCGCCGCCCCGCCCGCCGGACTTCGCCGCGTTCAGCGCAGCCGTCCACACCCGTCTGGTGCAGCAGACCTTCCTGGTCACCGGCTCGCCGCACCGGGCGGCCCACAGCGTCCGGATCGCCCTGGGCGCGGCGGCCCTGCAGTGGGACGAGGTGGCGGCGCTGCCGGACCCGGAGGGCTGGGTGCGGGCGGCGGCGTTCGAGTCGGCGCTGTCGCCGTGGCGGCGGGGCGGTCCGCGGCGGGCCGGCGGGCACCACCTGCCGCACCGGGCGATCAAGGTCAGGAAGGAGCGCGGCGGTCGGCGCCGGACCGCCGAGGGCCGCCCGACCGCCCGCGACCGGGCGCTGCTCACCGCGATGCACCGGCTGACCCGGCCGCAGCGCCGCGCGGTGGTGCTGCACGACGCGGTCGGCCTGCCGGTGGCGGCCGTGGCGGCGGAGGTGGAGTCCACGACGCCGGCGGCCGAGGGGCGGGTCCGGTCGGCCCGCGAACGGCTGGCCCGGGCGGTGCCGGAGGTGGTCGGCGCCGACCCGTCCGCGCCCGGCTTCGGGCCCGCGCTCGGGGTGCTGCTGTTCGAGGCGGCGGTGCGGGCGTGTCCGTCCCCGCACGTGCCTTCACCGGGCCGGCTGGCCACCGGGGCGCGCCGCCGCACGTACGCGGCCACCGGCGCCGCGGGGCTGCTGGCGCTCGGCATGGCCGGCGCGATGCTGGTGACGCTGGTGATCGGCGGCCCGGACGACAGCCGGCGGCCCGCCCGGCCCGCGGCGGTGCCGCAGACCACCGTGGCACCACCGCCAGAGGTGTGCTCCGCCGCCGGTACGGGCAGCGCCGGCCCGGCCGCGCCGGGCCGCGAGCCGGGGCTGCGGAGCCCGTGGTGCAGCCCGCTCGCACCGCGGCCGGGCGCCCTCCCGACCGGGGCACCGGGGGACGAGCCGTCCGCCCCGGACGACCCCCCTGCGGACGGCACCCAGGACGGCGGCACGCAGGAGACCCCCGACGGCGGGACGGTGCCCCAGGGCGCGGCCCCGCACGACGGACAGCCGGTCGGGGCCGTCCCCGCCGAGCAGCCCCGTCCGGCGGACGCCCTGCCGCTCACCGTGCCGTGCCCCCCGCTGTGGCCATGCCCGACGCTTGCGCCGACCGGGAACCCACGGCTGCTGCCCTGA
- a CDS encoding D-alanyl-D-alanine carboxypeptidase yields the protein MLPSEPVTRKGRPDVRRTSCRRLFAATLLAASLLAPVTAIPATPVRAAGVDRYGEDHHPPGGLDPELTARLDRTIEDVRRQAGIPGVVVGLWMPGRGSYVRATGVADTATRRPMAADSFVRIGSETKTFTVTALLELVDDGLVRLDDPISAYVRGVPNGDRITLRHLAEMRSGLFPYTSDPDFIHDLLSEPERAFNPWEVLSYGYRHPNTFAPGEEFQYSNSNLVLLGLVVEKVSGQPLPDFLRRRVLRPAHLRHTLFPTGAEFPEPHPRGYTDQTLSGTTEDATDWNPSWAWAAGAMISDLQDLRHWAEVVATGGLLSPETQAQRLRTLSTGFPGTGYGLGIFETNGWIGHNGSLPGYETVTVYLPSQKATLVIVINTDSLSGGQEPSTLLARAITAVVTPDSVYAGQVVPPR from the coding sequence ATGTTGCCGTCCGAACCCGTGACCCGGAAGGGGCGCCCCGACGTGCGACGTACCTCCTGCCGCCGGCTGTTCGCCGCAACGCTGCTCGCGGCGTCCCTACTGGCCCCCGTGACGGCGATTCCCGCGACGCCAGTCCGCGCCGCGGGCGTCGACCGGTACGGCGAGGACCACCACCCTCCGGGCGGCCTCGACCCGGAGCTGACCGCCCGGCTGGACCGGACGATCGAGGACGTCCGCCGGCAGGCCGGCATCCCCGGTGTCGTGGTCGGCCTGTGGATGCCGGGCCGGGGGAGCTACGTCCGCGCGACCGGCGTCGCCGACACCGCCACCCGTCGGCCGATGGCCGCCGACTCCTTCGTCCGGATCGGCAGCGAGACCAAGACCTTCACGGTCACCGCGCTGCTCGAACTCGTGGACGACGGCCTCGTCCGGCTGGACGACCCGATCTCCGCCTACGTCCGCGGCGTCCCGAACGGCGACCGGATCACGCTGCGCCACCTCGCTGAGATGCGCAGCGGCCTGTTCCCGTACACGTCCGACCCGGACTTCATCCACGACCTGTTGAGCGAGCCGGAGCGCGCCTTCAACCCGTGGGAGGTGCTCTCGTACGGCTACCGACACCCGAACACCTTCGCTCCGGGCGAGGAGTTCCAGTACTCCAACTCCAACCTCGTCCTGCTCGGCCTGGTGGTCGAGAAGGTCAGCGGCCAACCGCTCCCCGACTTCCTCCGCCGGCGGGTGCTCCGCCCGGCCCACCTGCGCCACACGCTGTTCCCGACGGGGGCCGAGTTCCCCGAGCCGCACCCGCGCGGCTACACCGACCAGACGCTGAGCGGCACGACCGAGGACGCCACGGACTGGAACCCGAGCTGGGCCTGGGCGGCCGGCGCGATGATCTCGGACCTGCAGGACCTGCGCCACTGGGCCGAGGTCGTCGCCACCGGCGGCCTGCTCAGCCCCGAGACCCAGGCGCAGCGGCTGAGGACGCTGTCGACCGGTTTCCCCGGGACGGGCTACGGCCTCGGGATCTTCGAGACCAACGGGTGGATCGGGCACAACGGCTCCCTGCCGGGGTACGAGACCGTGACGGTCTACCTGCCCTCGCAGAAGGCCACCCTGGTGATCGTGATCAACACGGATTCGCTCAGCGGGGGCCAGGAGCCGTCCACGCTGCTGGCCCGGGCGATCACGGCCGTCGTCACCCCGGACAGCGTCTACGCCGGCCAGGTCGTCCCGCCGCGGTGA